From a region of the Lactuca sativa cultivar Salinas chromosome 4, Lsat_Salinas_v11, whole genome shotgun sequence genome:
- the LOC111894418 gene encoding AP2/ERF and B3 domain-containing transcription factor RAV1, whose amino-acid sequence MDTSCTDDQSTTTETISTVAPTVVTPRQPPVETSLCRVGSGASVVLDPEGGVEAQSRKLPSSRFKGVVPQPNGRWGAQIYEKHQRVWLGTFNEEDEAAMAYDVAVQRFRGRDAVTNLKPLEADTKEASLEASFLSRHSKAEIVDMLRKHTYNDELEQSKRNCSIVKPISGAGLSCSSGSGSVIPREHLFQKTVTPSDVGKLNRLVIPKQHAEKHFPVQRGSTSKGVLLHFEDNDSKVWRFRYSYWNSSQSYVLTKGWSRFVKEKNLNAGDSVSFQRSTGPEKQLYIDWKAKTGLDNTNTQPIQPVKLVKPVQMLRLFGVNIPSIINCNGKRSHDTEMDLLGFEDCKKQRLIDAL is encoded by the coding sequence ATGGATACAAGTTGCACGGATGATCAAAGCACAACCACCGAAACCATCTCCACCGTTGCACCAACGGTTGTCACCCCACGGCAGCCGCCTGTGGAGACTAGCCTTTGCCGCGTCGGAAGCGGAGCTAGCGTGGTTCTTGACCCAGAAGGAGGGGTGGAAGCACAGTCGAGGAAACTGCCGTCTTCAAGATTCAAAGGAGTCGTCCCACAACCGAATGGTCGTTGGGGAGCTCAGATTTATGAGAAACACCAAAGGGTATGGCTTGGCACGTTTAACGAGGAAGATGAAGCTGCCATGGCGTATGACGTCGCCGTACAACGGTTTCGTGGTCGAGACGCCGTCACAAACCTCAAGCCACTTGAAGCCGACACAAAAGAAGCGAGCTTGGAAGCGAGTTTCTTGAGCCGTCATTCGAAAGCCGAGATCGTTGATATGCTAAGAAAACACACGTATAATGACGAACTGGAGCAAAGCAAAAGAAACTGCAGCATCGTTAAACCCATTTCGGGAGCCGGGTTAAGTTGTTCATCCGGGTCGGGTTCCGTCATACCACGTGAACATCTCTTCCAAAAGACAGTCACCCCTAGCGATGTCGGCAAACTGAACCGACTCGTGATACCCAAACAACACGCAGAAAAACATTTCCCGGTTCAGAGAGGAAGTACTTCAAAAGGAGTTCTTTTACATTTCGAAGATAATGATTCAAAAGTATGGAGATTTCGTTACTCTTACTGGAACAGCAGCCAGAGCTACGTTTTAACCAAAGGGTGGAGCCGGTTTGTCAAAGAGAAAAACTTAAACGCCGGTGATAGTGTCAGCTTTCAGAGATCAACTGGACCGGAAAAGCAGCTGTACATAGACTGGAAAGCAAAAACCGGGTTGGATAATACCAACACACAGCCTATCCAACCGGTCAAACTTGTCAAACCGGTTCAGATGTTAAGATTATTCGGAGTTAACATTCCGAGTATCATTAATTGCAATGGCAAGAGAAGTCATGACACAGAAATGGATTTATTAGGGTTTGAGGATTGTAAGAAACAAAGACTTATCGATGCATTGTAA